The Sporosarcina ureae genome includes a region encoding these proteins:
- a CDS encoding thiolase family protein produces MREVVIVDAVRTPFGRYKGALKAVRPDDLGATVIKALIERNPSLPTEEIEEVIFGNANQAGEDNRNVARMSALLAGLPIEVGGTTINRLCGSGIDAVMYAARAIMAGEGDVFIAGGTESMTRAPFVMGKPEVEYPRGDMKMYDTTIGWRFTNKELEEMYGSDTMPKTAENVAERYNISREEQDAFAYESQRRAKKAIEEDAFSKEIVPVVYKDRKGNEIIVERDEHPRPESSVEALAKLRPIFEGGSVTAGNASGVNDGAAALLVMSAEKAKELGLKPLAKYVTGAVAGLEPAVMGLGPIYASRKALKRADLTADDMGLVELNEAFASQSLECIRQLELDTDKVNVNGGAIAYGHPLGASGARILMTLIYEMNKRNTQYGLATMCIGVGQGIAMIVEKPEL; encoded by the coding sequence ATGAGGGAAGTAGTAATCGTTGATGCAGTACGTACACCATTTGGAAGATATAAGGGAGCGTTAAAAGCAGTTCGCCCCGACGACTTGGGTGCTACAGTAATCAAAGCCTTAATTGAAAGAAATCCAAGTCTTCCTACTGAAGAAATTGAAGAAGTGATTTTTGGCAACGCGAATCAAGCAGGTGAAGATAATCGTAACGTGGCTCGTATGTCTGCATTACTTGCCGGCTTACCTATAGAAGTGGGCGGAACGACAATTAACCGCCTATGTGGATCAGGTATCGACGCAGTGATGTATGCAGCAAGAGCGATCATGGCCGGCGAAGGGGATGTCTTCATCGCAGGCGGTACGGAAAGCATGACACGCGCACCATTTGTAATGGGTAAACCTGAAGTGGAGTACCCGCGCGGAGATATGAAAATGTATGATACGACGATTGGATGGCGCTTTACGAATAAGGAATTAGAAGAAATGTACGGATCTGACACTATGCCGAAAACAGCGGAAAATGTAGCAGAACGTTATAACATTTCACGTGAAGAGCAAGATGCTTTTGCGTATGAAAGTCAACGTCGAGCGAAAAAGGCTATAGAGGAAGATGCATTCAGCAAAGAAATTGTCCCAGTTGTATATAAAGATCGTAAAGGCAATGAAATCATTGTAGAGCGAGATGAACATCCACGTCCAGAATCATCTGTTGAGGCATTAGCGAAACTACGACCAATATTTGAAGGTGGGTCAGTTACAGCAGGAAATGCGTCAGGTGTAAACGATGGAGCTGCAGCACTTTTAGTAATGAGTGCAGAGAAAGCGAAAGAGCTTGGCCTGAAACCACTTGCAAAGTATGTGACAGGCGCAGTAGCAGGTCTTGAGCCAGCGGTGATGGGTCTAGGACCAATTTATGCCTCACGCAAAGCTTTAAAACGCGCGGATTTAACAGCGGATGATATGGGCTTGGTAGAATTAAATGAAGCATTTGCTTCCCAGTCGCTTGAATGTATTCGCCAATTAGAACTGGATACAGACAAAGTAAATGTCAACGGTGGAGCCATTGCATACGGACATCCACTCGGAGCAAGCGGTGCACGTATTTTGATGACGTTAATATATGAAATGAATAAGCGTAATACGCAATACGGTCTGGCCACTATGTGTATAGGTGTTGGACAAGGTATAGCCATGATCGTAGAAAAGCCAGAACTATAA
- a CDS encoding enoyl-CoA hydratase-related protein: protein MKPVLLKVENRIAYVTINRPESLNCFNYPALKELQEIVETLHIAPDIRAVIFKGEGEKAFSAGADLKERKTLNESEVRRNVKAIRDVFNSIAELPQPTIAAVNGHALGGGFELMLACDFSIAVSHATLGLTETSWAIIPGAGGTQRLPRLVGVMKAKELIFTAKRLTATEALELGIVLKVVESSNLLATCEELAEAIMKNGPVAIKQAKYAINEGLNTDLRTGLAIETKAYELVIPTEDRVEALTAFNEKREPEFQGT, encoded by the coding sequence ATGAAACCAGTTTTATTGAAAGTTGAAAATCGTATTGCTTATGTAACAATCAATCGGCCTGAATCTTTAAATTGCTTTAATTACCCTGCCTTAAAAGAACTACAAGAAATAGTAGAGACTCTCCACATTGCACCTGATATCAGAGCTGTGATTTTTAAAGGAGAAGGAGAAAAGGCATTCAGTGCGGGTGCGGATTTAAAAGAACGTAAGACTCTTAACGAATCGGAAGTGCGTCGCAACGTAAAAGCTATTCGTGACGTATTCAATAGTATAGCAGAATTACCTCAGCCTACAATCGCCGCTGTGAATGGTCATGCACTTGGCGGTGGTTTTGAATTGATGCTGGCTTGCGATTTCTCGATCGCCGTTAGTCATGCTACGTTAGGCTTGACTGAAACAAGTTGGGCTATCATTCCAGGAGCAGGAGGCACACAACGGCTACCTCGATTAGTTGGCGTGATGAAAGCAAAAGAGCTTATATTCACTGCTAAACGCTTGACTGCAACGGAAGCATTAGAGCTAGGCATTGTATTAAAAGTAGTAGAATCAAGTAATTTACTAGCAACTTGCGAAGAATTAGCGGAAGCTATTATGAAAAATGGTCCTGTTGCAATTAAACAAGCTAAATATGCAATTAATGAAGGTCTAAATACTGACCTTCGTACAGGACTTGCAATTGAAACGAAAGCATACGAATTAGTCATCCCGACCGAAGATCGCGTTGAGGCTTTAACGGCATTCAATGAAAAACGTGAACCGGAATTCCAAGGCACATAA
- the paaX gene encoding phenylacetic acid degradation operon negative regulatory protein PaaX — translation MIFTIFGDYVRHYGNKIWIGSLIRLMKEFGHNEQAVRVVLSRMMKQGWFETEREGRKSYYYLTDRGVSRIEEAASRIFKLEPHEWDGQWRMLMYNIPEDKRQLRDELRKELLWSGFGTFTNGCWITPNDLAKEVRLLIAKYEIEEHADLFLSKYTGPRSNQELVAKSWPLEEIEKKYGEFISIYSQKFVVATSEMESGLLSDAQCFVERTNLVHEYRKFLFIDPGLPKELLPEMWSGTHSAHLFAQYYKLLAEPANRFFEHIFEKDNDISRKDASYDAEDNPMIIK, via the coding sequence ATGATATTTACAATTTTTGGTGATTACGTGCGCCATTATGGAAATAAAATTTGGATTGGTAGCTTGATCCGGTTGATGAAAGAATTTGGCCATAATGAACAAGCCGTACGCGTTGTTCTATCTCGTATGATGAAACAAGGCTGGTTTGAAACAGAACGTGAAGGAAGAAAAAGTTATTATTACTTAACAGACCGTGGAGTTTCTCGTATCGAGGAAGCTGCATCGCGTATTTTTAAATTAGAGCCTCATGAATGGGATGGGCAATGGCGTATGTTGATGTACAACATACCTGAAGATAAACGACAACTTCGTGATGAATTGCGGAAAGAGCTTTTATGGAGTGGGTTCGGTACTTTTACGAATGGTTGTTGGATTACGCCGAATGATTTGGCAAAAGAAGTACGTTTATTAATAGCAAAATATGAAATTGAAGAACATGCTGACTTATTTCTCTCAAAGTACACGGGACCAAGGTCAAACCAAGAGTTGGTTGCCAAGAGTTGGCCTCTTGAAGAGATAGAGAAAAAGTATGGAGAATTTATTTCGATATACAGTCAAAAGTTCGTCGTGGCAACGAGTGAAATGGAAAGTGGTTTGTTGTCGGACGCTCAGTGTTTTGTAGAACGTACTAATCTAGTGCATGAATATCGAAAGTTCTTGTTCATTGATCCTGGTTTGCCAAAAGAACTTCTTCCTGAGATGTGGAGCGGAACACACTCAGCTCATTTATTTGCACAATATTATAAACTACTTGCTGAACCTGCGAATCGTTTTTTTGAACACATATTTGAAAAAGATAATGATATAAGTAGAAAAGATGCATCGTATGATGCTGAAGATAACCCGATGATTATAAAATGA
- a CDS encoding gamma carbonic anhydrase family protein → MIIPYNKKSPVVDASAFVAPGAYLIGDVTVGEESTIWFNSVLRADEGAIVIGKRCSIQDNSTIHLYEDAPVEIEDEVTVGHNVVLHGCKIQRRSIIGMGSTILDHADIGEECIIGANTLIPSGKVIPPRSLVIGSPGKVVRQLNDQDLEMIQLSIDTYVQKGKDFNIILQNELNV, encoded by the coding sequence ATGATTATACCTTATAATAAGAAAAGCCCAGTAGTTGATGCATCCGCTTTCGTTGCTCCAGGTGCTTATTTGATTGGCGATGTGACAGTTGGTGAAGAATCTACAATATGGTTTAACTCTGTACTACGCGCAGACGAGGGCGCGATTGTAATTGGCAAGCGCTGTAGTATACAAGACAATTCTACAATCCATCTATATGAAGATGCACCTGTTGAAATTGAAGACGAAGTAACCGTCGGACATAATGTAGTATTGCATGGTTGCAAAATTCAAAGACGTTCCATTATTGGTATGGGCTCAACGATTCTTGATCACGCCGATATTGGAGAAGAGTGTATTATTGGTGCGAACACGTTAATTCCTTCTGGAAAGGTTATTCCGCCACGTTCATTAGTAATCGGTTCCCCTGGAAAAGTCGTTCGACAATTAAACGACCAAGACCTTGAAATGATTCAGCTGTCTATTGATACGTATGTTCAAAAAGGAAAAGATTTCAATATTATTTTACAAAATGAACTAAACGTTTAA
- a CDS encoding NAD(P)H-dependent flavin oxidoreductase, with protein MNSLCNVLSIQYPIIQGGMGDISSPKLAAAISEAGGLGTIGCGTSTIEEVDRKITDLKSITSRPFAVNIAINVTPYVEELLELVIKHQVPVISLSAGNPSPYIQRLHNHGIKVIAIIASVKHAVKAEEAGADILVAEGFEAAGINSPLELTTMTLIPQITANVQIPVVAAGGVGDGKGLAAALVLGAEGVQMGTRFIATKEMQAHEHYKQRLVDASDVETRIIGRKVGRVRRVLTNEYVATLEKREKEGMTLEEFNEATTEEQHKLGAIKGDMQNGYINSGQVAGLIDDVPTVQELIERMMEEAKEACKRTGNLLGTNTN; from the coding sequence ATGAATTCGTTATGTAACGTATTATCTATCCAATATCCAATCATTCAAGGAGGTATGGGTGATATTAGTAGTCCTAAATTGGCGGCAGCTATTTCAGAAGCTGGTGGCTTAGGCACAATCGGTTGTGGAACCTCCACTATAGAAGAGGTTGATCGTAAAATTACTGATTTGAAATCTATAACTTCGCGTCCTTTTGCGGTAAATATTGCGATTAATGTAACGCCTTACGTCGAAGAATTACTAGAGTTGGTTATTAAACACCAAGTACCGGTTATATCTTTATCAGCAGGGAATCCGTCACCATACATTCAACGTTTACACAACCATGGAATCAAGGTTATAGCTATCATAGCATCTGTTAAACATGCTGTAAAAGCGGAAGAAGCTGGGGCAGATATACTTGTGGCAGAGGGGTTTGAAGCTGCTGGAATTAACTCACCGCTTGAATTAACTACTATGACATTGATCCCGCAAATCACTGCAAATGTTCAGATTCCTGTCGTAGCAGCAGGTGGAGTAGGCGATGGGAAAGGTTTGGCTGCAGCACTTGTTTTAGGTGCCGAAGGTGTTCAGATGGGCACGCGCTTTATAGCCACAAAGGAAATGCAGGCACACGAACATTATAAGCAACGTCTAGTAGACGCATCAGACGTAGAAACGAGAATTATTGGCCGTAAAGTGGGACGAGTAAGAAGAGTGTTAACAAACGAGTATGTAGCAACTTTAGAGAAGCGTGAAAAAGAAGGAATGACGCTAGAAGAATTTAATGAAGCAACGACTGAAGAACAGCATAAGTTGGGTGCTATTAAAGGAGACATGCAAAACGGATATATCAATAGCGGTCAGGTGGCTGGATTGATAGACGACGTTCCAACCGTTCAAGAGCTTATTGAGCGTATGATGGAAGAAGCGAAGGAAGCGTGCAAGCGCACTGGAAATTTATTGGGGACGAATACTAATTGA
- a CDS encoding nitroreductase family protein yields the protein MDYEGKNAVEKSIMGRRSIKKFKKDPVDIDEIIELLNVAKWAPNHKLTEPWRFQLYVDEGKEKFVEAFLTSQERDGNIPEKAQNKAAYFRDIPLHLVVVMPEDSRKKRWDEDYAAISAMIQNFQLAAWERGIGMIWRTNDWTHDPVFKDAIGVKSDEKIVGTLMIGYPQHVPKPEERKDIRTVLTIIDE from the coding sequence ATGGATTATGAAGGAAAAAATGCTGTGGAGAAATCGATTATGGGCAGACGCTCCATCAAGAAATTTAAAAAAGACCCGGTCGATATAGATGAAATAATAGAACTACTCAACGTCGCAAAATGGGCTCCGAATCATAAGTTAACCGAGCCGTGGCGCTTTCAGTTATATGTGGATGAAGGCAAAGAAAAATTTGTAGAAGCGTTTTTAACATCCCAAGAAAGAGATGGGAATATACCGGAAAAAGCACAAAATAAAGCCGCATATTTCCGCGATATCCCTTTGCATTTAGTCGTCGTCATGCCGGAAGATTCACGTAAAAAGCGTTGGGATGAGGACTATGCTGCAATTTCTGCGATGATCCAGAACTTTCAGTTGGCTGCATGGGAACGTGGAATCGGCATGATCTGGCGCACGAATGACTGGACACATGACCCGGTATTTAAAGATGCGATCGGTGTGAAGTCAGACGAAAAGATTGTCGGAACACTAATGATCGGCTATCCGCAACATGTGCCTAAGCCTGAGGAACGTAAGGATATTCGTACTGTGCTGACTATTATCGATGAATGA
- a CDS encoding AbgT family transporter encodes MDKQKKGFFQKFLDMIEKTGNRLPHPVTLFAVLALLVIVISAVVSYFGVSAEHPGKEGEMIEVNNLLSSEGIHYIVTNMTDNFIGFAPLGVVLITMLGIGVAEGSGLISALLRGFVMSVPKRMITLGLVFAGVMSSVASDAGYVVLPPLGAVLFAALGRHPLAGLAAAFAGVSGGFSANLLLSGTDALLGELTIMSAAIINPEYAEGMNIAMNYYFIAFSVIVLTFVGAWVTEKIVEPRLGEYNGEFREKVEKLTRLEKKGLILAGVSVVIAGALVALLVIFPGAPLRGDEADMPIIKSPFMKSLVPIIAFMFFVPGLVYGRVTKLIRNDKDVAAMMSTTMSAMGMFIVLSFTASQFVAFFSESNMGLVLGVYGANFLDSINLTGIPLLLMFIVIAAFINLFIGSASAKWAMMAPVFVPIMMQLGYSPELTQMAYRVADSSTNIISPLMTYFAIIIAFAQKYDKKMGIGTLVSVMFPYSMFFLLFWSITLIVWMLLGIDLGPGSPIYYLK; translated from the coding sequence ATGGATAAACAGAAAAAAGGATTTTTCCAGAAGTTTTTGGATATGATTGAGAAAACCGGTAACCGATTACCACATCCGGTTACATTATTTGCTGTTTTGGCTTTATTGGTAATCGTCATCTCAGCAGTAGTCTCTTACTTCGGGGTTAGCGCAGAACACCCGGGTAAAGAAGGCGAAATGATTGAAGTAAATAATTTACTGAGTAGTGAAGGGATTCATTACATCGTTACGAATATGACCGATAACTTTATCGGTTTTGCTCCGCTTGGTGTCGTGCTGATCACGATGCTTGGTATTGGGGTCGCAGAAGGGTCAGGATTGATCAGTGCTTTACTTCGCGGCTTTGTGATGTCTGTTCCTAAACGAATGATCACGCTTGGATTAGTATTTGCAGGCGTTATGTCGAGTGTAGCGTCTGATGCGGGTTACGTTGTCCTGCCGCCACTTGGTGCGGTGTTGTTCGCAGCACTTGGAAGACACCCTCTTGCGGGTCTAGCAGCTGCCTTTGCCGGGGTTTCCGGTGGATTCAGTGCAAACTTGCTACTTTCAGGTACTGATGCATTACTTGGCGAATTGACGATCATGTCCGCAGCGATCATCAATCCCGAATATGCTGAAGGTATGAACATTGCCATGAACTACTACTTCATCGCATTTTCCGTTATCGTTCTTACATTCGTTGGTGCGTGGGTTACAGAAAAGATTGTAGAACCTCGTCTAGGAGAATATAACGGTGAATTCCGCGAGAAAGTTGAAAAGCTAACTCGTCTGGAAAAGAAAGGTTTGATTTTGGCAGGTGTTTCTGTCGTTATTGCAGGAGCATTGGTTGCGCTTCTCGTTATATTCCCAGGCGCTCCGTTGCGCGGGGATGAAGCAGATATGCCGATCATCAAATCGCCATTTATGAAATCGCTCGTGCCGATCATTGCATTTATGTTCTTTGTGCCAGGCCTCGTCTACGGTAGAGTAACGAAATTGATCCGTAATGACAAAGACGTAGCCGCTATGATGTCGACGACAATGTCTGCAATGGGAATGTTTATCGTGCTTTCATTCACAGCAAGTCAGTTTGTCGCATTCTTCTCTGAGTCTAATATGGGCTTAGTGTTAGGTGTTTACGGCGCAAACTTCCTTGACAGTATTAATTTAACAGGGATTCCTTTGTTACTGATGTTCATTGTCATTGCAGCGTTCATCAACTTGTTTATCGGTAGTGCATCTGCGAAATGGGCCATGATGGCTCCAGTTTTCGTACCGATTATGATGCAACTTGGCTATTCTCCTGAACTGACGCAAATGGCATATCGCGTGGCGGATTCTTCGACTAATATCATTTCACCGCTCATGACTTATTTCGCGATCATCATTGCCTTTGCCCAGAAATACGATAAGAAGATGGGAATCGGGACGCTCGTTTCCGTTATGTTCCCCTACTCCATGTTCTTCTTGCTGTTCTGGAGCATAACGTTAATTGTTTGGATGTTGCTAGGAATTGATCTTGGACCTGGCTCCCCTATTTATTACTTGAAATAA
- a CDS encoding LLM class flavin-dependent oxidoreductase, which translates to MSKAMSKQPPIQLSILDLATIYNNDTASQTLQHSTNIVQLADRLGYTRYWFAEHHNTRFQVSSSPDLLATHAAAHTQRIRVGSGGIMLPNHSPLKVVENFSLLESLHPGRIDLGIGRAPGTDGITALALRRSREAVTTYDFPEQFAELLAFFTNDFPDEHPFSKISATAEESIPNLFMLGSSDGGMQFAAEYGLGFAFAAHINPRLAIPMLQTYRERFKPSPFLSEPKGILALIVVCAETEERAHQLALPAQLQWARWGTGNYKLPPPSLEEAISHSFSPAEESVTKENEGRFVIGTPSQVKKQLESLAEQAMVDEIMILNMIPDIQAREQSFYLLAEAFQLA; encoded by the coding sequence GTGTCAAAAGCTATGAGCAAACAACCACCTATCCAATTATCTATTCTCGATTTAGCGACGATTTATAATAACGATACAGCTAGCCAAACATTGCAACATTCTACTAATATAGTTCAACTGGCAGATCGACTCGGTTATACACGCTATTGGTTTGCGGAACATCACAATACGAGGTTTCAAGTAAGTTCTTCTCCTGACTTGCTGGCAACACATGCCGCGGCTCACACGCAACGAATTCGTGTGGGTTCAGGCGGGATCATGCTACCGAACCATAGTCCATTGAAAGTCGTTGAGAACTTTTCATTGTTGGAATCGTTGCATCCAGGGCGCATCGATCTTGGTATTGGGCGTGCACCCGGAACTGACGGTATAACTGCATTGGCATTAAGACGGTCACGAGAAGCTGTGACCACATATGACTTCCCTGAACAGTTTGCAGAATTACTGGCTTTTTTCACGAATGACTTCCCAGACGAGCATCCGTTCAGCAAAATCAGTGCCACAGCAGAAGAGTCCATACCTAATTTGTTTATGCTCGGGTCAAGTGACGGGGGTATGCAGTTTGCTGCTGAATATGGACTCGGCTTTGCGTTCGCAGCACATATTAACCCGAGATTAGCAATTCCTATGTTGCAAACGTATCGCGAACGGTTCAAACCATCGCCATTCTTAAGTGAACCAAAAGGGATCCTTGCTTTGATCGTAGTATGTGCGGAGACGGAAGAACGAGCACATCAACTTGCACTTCCTGCACAGTTACAATGGGCACGTTGGGGAACGGGAAATTATAAATTGCCACCGCCGTCATTGGAGGAGGCAATTTCGCATTCATTCTCACCTGCAGAAGAATCCGTCACGAAAGAGAATGAAGGACGCTTTGTCATCGGCACCCCTTCTCAAGTCAAAAAACAGCTCGAGTCACTTGCAGAACAAGCGATGGTCGATGAAATTATGATTTTAAATATGATTCCCGATATACAAGCGAGAGAGCAGTCATTCTATCTACTGGCTGAAGCGTTTCAATTAGCATGA
- a CDS encoding YitT family protein, giving the protein MQRTLLDYAALILGSFIFAMGINYFAIPNMLSEGGVIGITIITYYLFEWSPGLVSFVINLALVAIGYRFFSKRTIIYTVVTIIFSSIFLELTKNWGEQLGSDTLLAALFAGLFVGGGLGLIFRVGGTSGGATTVARMLQQWLGWSVGKAMLVIDISVILLSAFVIGKEKAMFTLVAVYVGAKVIDRIVDGADDRKAVMIISKHQEDIRHELLTTMGRGVTILDGRGGYTLEKQAILYIIINQTEIVQLRRILERVDEDAYVTINNVQEIFKHGFKERRPK; this is encoded by the coding sequence ATGCAACGAACACTACTTGATTATGCCGCATTAATCTTAGGGTCATTCATATTCGCAATGGGGATCAACTACTTCGCGATTCCGAATATGCTATCTGAAGGCGGCGTCATCGGGATTACCATTATTACATACTATTTATTTGAATGGTCACCTGGACTTGTCAGTTTCGTGATCAACTTAGCACTCGTTGCCATCGGGTATAGGTTCTTCAGTAAGCGGACGATTATCTATACTGTCGTCACCATTATATTCTCGTCCATTTTCCTAGAGTTAACGAAGAATTGGGGAGAACAGCTGGGCAGCGATACATTACTAGCTGCGTTGTTTGCCGGTTTATTTGTTGGTGGGGGGCTCGGCCTGATCTTTCGTGTGGGCGGCACTTCCGGCGGCGCGACTACGGTTGCCCGAATGCTTCAGCAATGGCTTGGCTGGAGTGTCGGGAAGGCAATGCTGGTCATTGATATTTCCGTCATTTTATTGTCAGCCTTTGTTATTGGTAAAGAAAAAGCCATGTTTACACTCGTTGCTGTGTATGTGGGTGCAAAAGTAATTGATAGAATCGTAGACGGGGCAGATGACCGAAAAGCCGTGATGATTATTTCGAAACACCAAGAAGATATTCGACATGAATTACTCACAACAATGGGTAGAGGCGTGACGATTCTTGACGGCCGCGGCGGCTATACACTCGAGAAACAAGCGATTTTATATATTATTATTAACCAGACAGAAATTGTACAGTTGCGACGTATTTTGGAGCGAGTAGACGAAGATGCATACGTCACCATCAACAATGTACAAGAAATTTTCAAGCACGGTTTTAAAGAAAGACGACCCAAATAA
- a CDS encoding DMT family transporter, giving the protein MNKLFTKSTVALAILVMIWGISWPIYKLSIVYAPPLLFSGMRALLGGCLIVLLIIKLYDRLQWRQHWRKYCISALFNTVLFFGLHTIGLHYLPGGLFSVLVYFQPVLLGLFAWMWLGENMTAIKVIGLLIGFIGIIVVSVEHFTTQVSILGVILGVMTAFFWAIGVAYVKKVSEEIDAYWMVAMQFTIGGVVLLILSAITENWSAIEWHPMYVFGLGFGATMGIPVAYIIYYSLIRAGEASKVAVFTFLVPVISVFISTVFVGEPMTHTLWVGLLLVVVSICFVNYRKKDPITLMDTNN; this is encoded by the coding sequence GTGAACAAGCTATTTACGAAATCTACCGTCGCGTTGGCAATTTTAGTCATGATTTGGGGTATTAGTTGGCCGATTTACAAACTATCGATCGTGTATGCACCGCCACTGTTATTCTCGGGAATGCGTGCGTTGCTGGGCGGTTGTTTGATTGTATTGCTGATTATAAAACTGTATGACAGATTGCAATGGCGTCAGCATTGGCGGAAGTATTGTATTTCAGCTTTGTTCAACACCGTCCTATTTTTCGGATTGCATACGATTGGACTACACTACTTGCCAGGTGGGCTATTCTCCGTACTTGTATATTTCCAGCCGGTCCTTCTCGGATTATTTGCTTGGATGTGGTTAGGTGAAAATATGACTGCGATTAAAGTAATCGGTCTGTTGATTGGATTCATTGGAATTATTGTAGTGAGCGTTGAACACTTTACTACCCAGGTTTCCATACTCGGTGTGATATTGGGTGTGATGACGGCTTTCTTTTGGGCAATTGGTGTTGCCTATGTGAAGAAAGTAAGTGAGGAAATTGATGCGTATTGGATGGTAGCGATGCAATTTACTATAGGCGGTGTGGTGCTGCTGATACTCAGTGCCATTACAGAGAACTGGTCTGCGATAGAATGGCATCCAATGTATGTATTCGGACTGGGATTTGGTGCAACGATGGGCATTCCGGTTGCCTATATCATCTATTACTCGCTCATTCGTGCAGGAGAGGCAAGTAAGGTAGCTGTCTTTACCTTTTTAGTCCCTGTAATTTCCGTGTTTATTAGTACTGTATTTGTTGGCGAGCCGATGACGCATACGTTGTGGGTGGGCTTGTTGTTAGTTGTGGTCAGTATCTGTTTTGTTAATTATCGTAAGAAAGATCCTATTACACTGATGGATACAAATAATTAG
- a CDS encoding GntR family transcriptional regulator, translating into MVIISTEKETIIIDEIMQQIVSKVFTYGERLPSENILAEKYNVPRMTARNALTKLEERGFIYSKQGKGRFLKEQAIQIQLSLTAGTSFTEKMKALGYELETRTIDCEQIPYDEHTYHVLETKKSDAIYKIGRLRLIDGEPIAIHYSFVSAKTIPSITEDCFEIQSMFAYYRKLGYGEFDSRKSLLSITFPTAGEQQLLSCKSMVPLIMVESDCVDRKTGKVLEYTKVLYRSDKFKYDITMNS; encoded by the coding sequence ATGGTTATCATTTCAACGGAAAAGGAAACTATAATCATAGATGAGATAATGCAACAAATTGTTTCAAAGGTATTTACATATGGAGAAAGATTACCCTCCGAAAACATTCTAGCGGAAAAATACAATGTACCCAGGATGACTGCAAGAAATGCATTAACCAAATTGGAAGAACGGGGTTTTATTTATTCTAAACAAGGCAAAGGGCGGTTTCTAAAAGAGCAGGCGATACAGATTCAGCTGTCTCTAACTGCAGGGACGAGCTTTACTGAAAAGATGAAGGCATTAGGATATGAGTTGGAAACGCGCACGATAGATTGTGAACAAATTCCTTACGATGAACATACGTATCACGTATTAGAAACGAAGAAATCAGACGCTATCTATAAAATTGGTAGATTGCGTTTGATTGACGGTGAGCCAATCGCTATTCATTATTCGTTTGTCAGTGCGAAGACCATTCCGAGCATCACAGAAGATTGCTTTGAAATTCAATCAATGTTTGCCTATTATAGGAAACTCGGATACGGCGAATTTGACAGCCGCAAATCTCTACTAAGCATCACATTTCCAACTGCTGGCGAGCAACAGTTGTTATCCTGCAAAAGTATGGTTCCGCTCATTATGGTTGAAAGCGACTGTGTAGACCGGAAAACTGGTAAGGTGCTTGAATATACTAAAGTGCTATATCGCAGTGATAAGTTCAAATATGATATTACGATGAATTCATAA
- the phnG gene encoding phosphonate C-P lyase system protein PhnG: MKRRKRTEILIQDNGHLAKTFAETITAVYECREITAPQYGMTMIKMRETAKNSLFYMGEVLVTEAKVEIANRIGIGIVTGMEEELAKHLAIIDAAYKADLAETFLWEPQLIAAEDEIRKAKTRRQAELIGTKVNFETMEI; the protein is encoded by the coding sequence ATGAAAAGAAGAAAAAGAACTGAAATTCTTATTCAAGATAATGGTCATCTTGCTAAAACATTTGCGGAGACTATCACGGCTGTATATGAGTGTCGTGAAATTACGGCACCTCAATATGGAATGACGATGATCAAAATGCGTGAAACAGCTAAGAATTCCTTATTCTATATGGGTGAAGTCCTAGTTACGGAAGCAAAAGTGGAGATTGCCAATCGCATCGGCATCGGCATTGTCACGGGGATGGAAGAAGAGCTCGCTAAGCATTTGGCCATCATCGATGCAGCGTATAAAGCCGATTTGGCGGAAACGTTTCTATGGGAACCCCAGTTGATCGCTGCTGAGGATGAAATCAGGAAAGCGAAAACAAGACGACAGGCAGAGTTAATCGGTACAAAAGTAAATTTTGAAACGATGGAAATATAA